The genomic region GTAGGCGAAGAAGCGCGAATAACCGGCTTCACCGCGCATGTACCAGGACGCGAACAGGTGGATCAGGAAGCCCACGCCCACCACTACACCGAGCATGGTCACGGACAGACCATCCAGGTACAGGGCGAAGTTCGGCGTGAAGCCTTCCACCGCCATCCATTGCCACAGCACCAGGGTGTAATGACCACCCTCGGGCGGCGCAACGTTGAATTGCCAGATCACATAAGCCGCGACGATCGCCGACAGGCCAATGGAGCCGACGCCGATCAGCGCCGAGAGGTTTTCCGAGAGGCGTCCCCGGGAGAACGCCAGCAGCACAAAACCGATCAGGGGGAACAGGAAAGTCAGATAGAGAAGGTTCATCCGCGCATCTCGCTGGCAGCGTCGATATCGAGAGTGTGGAAGCGGCGATACAGCTGCAACAGAATCGCCAGGCCGATACTGGCCTCGGCGGCTGCCAGGCTGATCACCAGGATGAACATGATCTGTCCATCCGGCTGCGCCCAGCGGCTACCGGCAACGATGAACGCCAACGCGGAGGCATTCATCATGACCTCCAGGCTCATCAGCACGAAGAGAATGTTGCGCCGGACCATCAGGCCGACCAGACCGAGGCAGAACAGGATGCCGGCGACCGCCAGACCATGCTCCAAAGGGATAGCAGGCATCGTCATTGCTCCTTGGCTTCGTTGCGGCCCAAGTGGAACGCCGTGACGGCTGCGGCGAGCAGCAGCATCGAGGCGAGTTCGACCACCAGCAGATAAGGACCGAACAGGCTGATGCCCACGGCCTTGGCGTCTACGGTGGCGTGGCCGATGGCCTGACCGCTGGAGTGACTGAACAGCACATACAGCAGCTCAGCCAGCAGCAGGGCGCCGAGTACGACCGGGCCCAGCCAGATACCGGGCTTGAGCCAGACGCGCTCTTGCTGAACCGAGGCCGGGCCCAGGTTCAGCATCATCACCACGAACACGAACAGCACCATGATGGCGCCGGCGTAGGCGATCACTTCCAGTACACCGGCAAACGGTGCGCCAAGGGCGAAGAACGTCATGGCCACGGCGATCAGCGAAATGATCAGGTAGAGCAGGGCGTGCACGGGGTTGGTGTTGGTGATCACGCGAAGCGTGGACACAACCGCGATACCCGATGCGAAATAGAAAGCGAATTCCATCGTTCTTCCTTAAGGCAGCAAGCTCTTCACGTTGATCGGCTCGGCTTCATTCTGCGCGGCGCCTTTGGGCTTACCGGCAATCGCCATACCTGCAACACGATAGAAGTTGTAATCAGGGTTTTTGCCGGGGCCGGAGATCAGCAGATCTTCTTTCTCGTACACCAAGTCCTGACGTTTGAACTCGGCCATTTCGAAATCCGGTGTCAGCTGGATCGCGGTG from Pseudomonas sp. GGS8 harbors:
- the nuoK gene encoding NADH-quinone oxidoreductase subunit NuoK, translated to MPAIPLEHGLAVAGILFCLGLVGLMVRRNILFVLMSLEVMMNASALAFIVAGSRWAQPDGQIMFILVISLAAAEASIGLAILLQLYRRFHTLDIDAASEMRG
- the nuoJ gene encoding NADH-quinone oxidoreductase subunit J, with product MEFAFYFASGIAVVSTLRVITNTNPVHALLYLIISLIAVAMTFFALGAPFAGVLEVIAYAGAIMVLFVFVVMMLNLGPASVQQERVWLKPGIWLGPVVLGALLLAELLYVLFSHSSGQAIGHATVDAKAVGISLFGPYLLVVELASMLLLAAAVTAFHLGRNEAKEQ